The following are from one region of the Rhipicephalus microplus isolate Deutch F79 chromosome 1, USDA_Rmic, whole genome shotgun sequence genome:
- the LOC142817781 gene encoding uncharacterized protein LOC142817781 gives MLPQKKFRSVHKYGKRRKAWNKGQTTAAAVPVAVPDGACSSSVTEPLLRPFADCCEAESVEGATSSYVRPPDAVDRDGRSREPDCAGTASAAVATPGVRASNILSRVSAQIPSSEEIAQRAQTRRDVLDAVASKSASKRKLELLNEGCDENDGGKDSTFFIVNKKMLNGLLSSVKCNKCDEGSIRLETTHCLGLAARMKLFCDNCGRVNSAWSSPRCSGQQKTNPFEVNVRALRAVQSVGRKQSAINDIFSAMDISHRALHHKSYQRLQRKYSHPATTSAATRIEAESAQKVHDIYKDLGGVPGNIDVIYDGTWMTRGHRSHIGVGCVIELYTGLVLDHCVLSNYCQGCAVGPKPGDDNYEEWLEKHKPQCQKNTDANAGQMEVEAARIMFERSFTKYKLRYINVLCDGDSRTYLALTQDKVYGYMVIKKQECVNHVKKRMGTSLRNLLDEHKSKGRGLSMGGKGRLTQGLIKKLTNYYGWAIKSHPNDVPGMERAIMATYYHVTSTDQDPHHNLCPSGTDSWCPHNQALAKGEPLPPHKHKLPPHVRVALLPIYKRLSNKELLERCAQGKTQNAVESMNSLIWSLQSKSQFASLRSVESAVADAVCRFNGGCKSALQEITAQLGFNPGDCSLRRAAEKDAKRVKRAQKAHCSTTKKRKTGLRSTEAKATASQDYCPGGF, from the coding sequence atgttgccgcaaaaaaagttccggagcgtccacaagtacggcaagcgtcggaaagcttggaacaaagggcagacgactgcggctgccgtcccagtcgcagttccggacggagcatgctcttcaagcgtcacggagcctctactcagacccttcgctgattgttgtgaggccgagagtgtggaaggtgccacatcgtcgtatgtcagaccgccggatgccgtcgaccgtgatggacgctctcgcgaacccgattgcgctggcaccgcgtcggcagccgttgcaactccgggcgtgcgcgcgtcgaacattctatcgcgagtttcggcccagattccgagcagtgaagaaatcgcgcagcgggcgcagacaaggcgggatgttttggatgccgtagcatcgaagtccgcttcaaagcggaagctcgagcttctgaacgaaggctgcgacgaaaatgacggcggtaaggactccacattcttcattgtaaataagaagatgctgaacggtctgctttcgtcagtaaagtgcaacaagtgcgacgaagggtcgatacgcctcgagactacgcactgccttggactcgcggcgaggatgaaacttttttgtgacaattgtggcagagtgaacagtgcgtggtcgtccccgaggtgctccgggcaacaaaaaacgaacccctttgaggtaaacgtgcgtgctttgagggctgtgcaatcagttggcagaaaacaatctgccataaatgacattttttctgcgatggacatttcgcatcgagcactgcaccacaagtcctaccagagactgcaaaggaagtacagccaccctgccaccacatcagctgccacccgcattgaagcagaaagtgcacagaaggtgcatgacatttacaaggacctaggaggagtgccaggcaacattgacgtcatttacgacggcacgtggatgacgagggggcacagaagtcatattggcgtgggctgtgtaatcgagctgtacacaggcttggtcttggaccactgtgtcctgtccaactactgccaaggctgtgctgttggccccaagcctggtgacgacaactatgaggagtggcttgagaaacacaagccacagtgccaaaagaacaccgatgctaatgcaggccaaatggaagtagaagcagctaggatcatgtttgaaagatcgtttaccaagtacaagcttcgatacatcaatgtgctctgcgacggtgacagccgtacgtaccttgccctcacgcaagacaaggtgtatggctacatggtgattaagaaacaggagtgtgtgaaccatgtgaaaaaaagaatgggcacttccttgcgcaaccttcttgatgagcacaaatccaaaggccgaggactgagcatgggtggcaaaggccggctgacgcagggcctgataaagaagttgacgaattattatggctgggccattaagagccaccccaacgatgttcctggcatggagagggccatcatggccacttattaccatgtaacatccacagaccaggatccacaccacaacctgtgcccaagtgggactgactcctggtgcccgcacaatcaggcattggccaagggagagccgctgccgcctcacaaacataaactgccccctcacgtgcgagtggcactgctgccaatctataagcgcctctcgaacaaagagctccttgaaaggtgtgcgcagggaaaaacccagaacgctgtggagagtatgaacagcctcatttggtcactccagtccaagagccagttcgcctcccttcgaagtgtggaaagtgcagttgcagatgcagtctgccgtttcaatggtggctgcaagagtgcgctgcaagagatcactgctcaactgggcttcaatccaggagactgctctttgcggcgagcagccgaaaaggatgccaaaagggtaaagagggctcaaaaggcgcattgttccacgacaaagaagcgcaaaactgggttgcgctctacagaggccaaggccacagcatctcaggattactgcccaggaggattctga